Proteins encoded by one window of Halorubrum ruber:
- a CDS encoding MFS transporter: MSDDPTGTEAEGSGALDAFRRFFALERDVLVLSVAMFAFSLGFQMTNRYLPEYMVALGASGFVVGLFGTFGNVISALYPYPGGAVSDRIGSRYALTLFGLLSTLGFLVWLVAPGIGAITVAGVSLEPWVWIFVGLVLAQAWKSFGLGATFAVVKQATDPSRLAAGFASTETFRRTAFLVGPVLAAVLIGLRADFTVSFQYVLAVAVVFGVLGTAVQHVLYDASGDSLGDSFAGLDQIRRDLREMPEPLRPLLVGDTLVRFANGMVYVFFVLVVTQFFEVGLDATVALAGFSYAVDLSPQAFFGYLLGVEMLVALLIMVPASKLAERVGLKPVVAVGFAVYAVFPVVLIYAPTLAGSALPLWAVMIAVFAFSGLRFAGLPSHKALIVGPAERGTGGRVTGTYYLIRNTIVIPSAALGGYLWDFVSPEIAFTVAAVIGVVGTGYFLAFGEEFEAYA; encoded by the coding sequence GTGAGCGACGACCCGACGGGTACCGAGGCGGAGGGGTCCGGCGCGCTCGACGCGTTCAGGCGGTTCTTTGCCTTAGAGCGAGATGTCCTCGTCTTATCGGTCGCGATGTTCGCGTTCAGTCTGGGATTCCAGATGACGAATCGGTACCTCCCGGAGTACATGGTGGCGCTCGGCGCGTCCGGGTTCGTCGTCGGCCTGTTCGGCACGTTCGGCAACGTCATCTCGGCGCTGTACCCGTACCCCGGCGGCGCGGTCTCGGACCGGATCGGGTCGCGCTACGCGCTGACGCTGTTCGGGCTCCTCTCGACGCTCGGCTTCCTCGTCTGGCTGGTCGCTCCGGGGATCGGCGCGATCACCGTCGCCGGAGTCTCCCTCGAGCCGTGGGTCTGGATCTTCGTCGGCCTCGTCCTCGCGCAGGCGTGGAAGTCGTTCGGCCTCGGCGCGACGTTCGCCGTGGTCAAGCAGGCGACGGACCCCTCGCGGCTGGCCGCGGGGTTCGCCAGCACGGAGACGTTCCGGCGGACGGCGTTCCTCGTCGGGCCGGTGCTGGCGGCCGTCCTCATCGGGCTTCGCGCCGACTTCACCGTGAGCTTCCAGTACGTCCTCGCGGTCGCGGTCGTTTTCGGCGTCCTCGGAACCGCGGTCCAGCACGTCCTCTACGACGCGAGCGGCGACTCCCTCGGCGACTCGTTCGCGGGGCTCGACCAGATTCGGCGGGACCTCCGCGAGATGCCGGAACCCCTCCGGCCGCTGCTCGTCGGCGACACGCTCGTCCGGTTCGCGAACGGGATGGTGTACGTGTTCTTCGTCCTCGTCGTCACGCAGTTCTTCGAGGTCGGGCTGGACGCCACCGTCGCGCTCGCCGGCTTCTCCTACGCCGTCGACCTCTCTCCGCAGGCGTTCTTCGGCTACCTCCTCGGCGTCGAGATGCTCGTCGCGCTGCTTATCATGGTCCCCGCCTCGAAGCTCGCGGAGCGCGTCGGACTGAAGCCGGTGGTCGCGGTCGGCTTCGCGGTGTACGCCGTCTTCCCCGTCGTGTTGATCTACGCGCCGACGCTGGCGGGGTCGGCGCTGCCGCTCTGGGCCGTCATGATCGCCGTCTTCGCGTTCTCCGGTCTGCGGTTCGCCGGGCTCCCGTCGCACAAGGCGCTGATCGTCGGGCCGGCGGAACGGGGAACCGGCGGCCGCGTCACCGGGACGTACTACCTGATCCGGAACACGATCGTGATCCCGAGCGCCGCGCTCGGCGGGTATCTGTGGGACTTCGTCAGCCCCGAAATCGCGTTCACCGTCGCGGCCGTCATCGGCGTCGTCGGGACCGGCTACTTCCTCGCGTTCGGCGAGGAGTTCGAGGCATACGCCTGA
- a CDS encoding UvrD-helicase domain-containing protein, protein MSEPTPNDVQRELIESTEGPYLVDAGPGTGKTFAVTRRYGRIVDRPDVEPEDVLLATFTRSAATEMKERIVDHSGYGLRELADAPIRTFHSHCHEILQEHGYAAPTHLGLDERITGSTRILEDELIEAERFREFFGGFRDDHPEHADFYRALSAPGEVLDLIEELASKGIFPTTDGWYRDGESHLDGDFEAFQERFDAANQPRNDGRKQSELREDLSGFGRDKAYRADAPSKSTLRGGRGTKRLDDDVARQVFYEERDGLKAFVHDVYVEYLRFALRRNYLSFSFLQLFAFVLLCEDERAREAATFEYVIVDEFQDTSEVQFKLALLLSGTENFCVVGDWKQSIYSFQYADVDNILEFEARLERFAADLNADADRVPFDSPDPTRIELRENYRSTESVIDLSERAIVTPASSGDTVGTGLDDVVALSSNAAFDNTVVEGIRHEDEHEAVLSKVQEIVGNDDYAVEGEDGEPRPPEYGDIAVFTRTRDYGRELLDVAAEYDFPVAYDGGVELFRTDPAKLLLAWLRILESDADRGWAVVLERAGYAFDEIDHALETGTYPTEPTEFRDELRELESVGAVARRVLDRYGYAGDVADVLLHTLQSVHDSTTATRGELIRHIERGVETGSTVDVRATAGDDAVTVQTIHTAKGLEYPIVVMANMNEGRFPPRSGGSSVIGYRDPVGLRQRKIYSEEGAHPHVYDNWRHDVIRRCLPREYDEERRLLYVAVTRAESHVVFAAGEDPNTFLEELPVAVEEIEPDVEPLDRGEPGDAELPFAVTAPDGPIGHSPHSLMDESVFEEAGERREAGPDHESEPETRGMDFGSRVHDFAEAYALGDDETPSNDHERRIVELLDGLSGEKHVEEPVTLPIDVDGRRVTVSGIVDLVHVTADRVEVIDYKTDATRRAQSEYKKQLSVYYHVLDEWFPEKAVETSLFYTSDGTREPIEPHSIEELRALVRSAEAESD, encoded by the coding sequence ATGAGCGAGCCGACGCCGAACGACGTCCAGCGGGAGCTCATCGAGAGCACGGAGGGCCCGTACCTCGTCGACGCCGGTCCCGGGACGGGGAAGACGTTCGCCGTCACCCGTCGCTACGGGCGGATCGTCGACCGACCCGACGTGGAACCGGAGGACGTGCTCTTAGCGACGTTCACGCGGAGTGCCGCGACGGAGATGAAAGAGCGGATCGTCGACCACAGCGGGTACGGGCTGCGGGAGCTGGCCGACGCCCCGATCCGGACGTTCCACTCGCACTGCCACGAGATCCTCCAGGAACACGGGTACGCCGCGCCGACGCACCTCGGCCTCGACGAGCGGATCACGGGCTCGACGCGGATCCTCGAAGACGAGCTGATCGAGGCCGAGCGGTTCCGCGAGTTCTTCGGCGGCTTCCGCGACGACCACCCGGAACACGCCGACTTCTATCGGGCGCTCTCCGCGCCCGGCGAGGTGCTCGACCTGATCGAGGAGCTCGCGTCGAAGGGAATCTTCCCGACGACCGACGGCTGGTACCGGGACGGGGAGTCTCACCTCGACGGGGACTTCGAGGCGTTCCAGGAGCGGTTCGACGCCGCGAACCAGCCTCGGAACGACGGTCGAAAGCAGTCGGAGCTGCGCGAGGACCTGAGCGGCTTCGGCCGGGACAAGGCGTACCGGGCGGACGCGCCGTCGAAGTCGACGCTCCGCGGCGGCCGCGGGACGAAGCGGCTCGACGACGACGTGGCGCGGCAGGTCTTCTACGAGGAGCGCGACGGGCTCAAGGCGTTCGTTCACGACGTGTACGTCGAGTACCTCAGGTTCGCGCTGCGTCGCAACTACCTATCCTTCAGCTTCCTCCAGCTGTTCGCGTTCGTCCTCCTGTGCGAGGACGAGCGCGCCCGGGAGGCGGCGACGTTCGAGTACGTGATAGTCGACGAGTTCCAGGACACGAGCGAGGTCCAGTTCAAGCTCGCGTTGCTGCTCTCCGGAACTGAAAACTTCTGCGTCGTCGGCGACTGGAAGCAGAGCATCTACTCGTTCCAGTACGCGGACGTGGACAACATCCTCGAGTTCGAAGCGCGGCTGGAGCGGTTCGCCGCCGACCTCAACGCCGACGCGGATCGGGTCCCCTTCGACTCCCCCGACCCGACCCGGATCGAACTGCGGGAGAACTACCGGTCCACCGAGTCCGTCATCGACCTCTCCGAGCGAGCGATCGTGACGCCGGCGTCGAGCGGCGACACAGTCGGGACCGGCCTCGACGACGTCGTCGCCCTCTCCTCGAACGCCGCCTTCGACAACACGGTCGTCGAGGGGATCCGCCACGAGGACGAACACGAGGCCGTCCTCTCGAAGGTCCAGGAGATAGTCGGTAACGACGACTACGCCGTCGAGGGCGAGGACGGCGAGCCGCGTCCGCCGGAGTACGGGGATATCGCGGTGTTCACGCGAACGCGGGACTACGGCCGCGAGCTCCTCGACGTCGCCGCCGAGTACGACTTCCCGGTGGCCTACGACGGCGGGGTCGAGCTGTTTCGGACCGACCCGGCGAAGCTGCTGCTCGCGTGGCTCCGAATCTTAGAGTCGGACGCCGACCGCGGCTGGGCCGTGGTACTCGAACGGGCCGGGTATGCGTTCGACGAGATCGATCACGCCCTTGAGACGGGGACGTACCCGACCGAGCCGACGGAGTTCCGCGACGAGCTCCGCGAACTGGAGTCGGTCGGCGCGGTGGCGCGCCGCGTCCTCGACCGCTACGGGTACGCGGGCGACGTCGCTGACGTCCTCCTCCACACGCTCCAGTCCGTCCACGACTCGACGACGGCGACCCGCGGGGAGCTGATCCGGCACATCGAGCGCGGCGTCGAGACCGGCAGCACCGTCGACGTCCGCGCGACCGCGGGCGACGACGCGGTGACCGTTCAGACGATTCACACGGCGAAGGGGCTGGAGTACCCGATCGTCGTCATGGCGAACATGAACGAGGGGCGCTTCCCGCCGCGGAGCGGCGGATCGAGCGTGATAGGGTACCGCGACCCGGTCGGCCTCCGACAGCGGAAGATCTACTCGGAGGAGGGCGCTCACCCGCACGTGTACGACAACTGGCGGCACGACGTCATCAGGCGCTGTCTGCCGCGCGAGTACGACGAGGAGCGGCGGCTGCTGTACGTCGCGGTCACGCGTGCGGAGAGCCACGTCGTGTTCGCTGCCGGGGAGGACCCGAACACGTTCCTCGAGGAGCTCCCGGTCGCGGTCGAGGAGATCGAACCGGACGTCGAGCCGCTCGACCGCGGCGAGCCGGGCGACGCGGAGCTGCCGTTCGCGGTGACGGCGCCGGACGGGCCGATCGGTCACTCACCGCACTCGCTGATGGACGAGTCGGTGTTCGAGGAGGCCGGAGAGCGTCGGGAGGCCGGCCCGGATCACGAATCCGAACCCGAGACGCGGGGAATGGACTTCGGCTCGCGCGTCCACGACTTCGCGGAAGCCTACGCCCTCGGCGACGACGAGACGCCGTCGAACGACCACGAGCGGCGGATCGTCGAACTGCTCGACGGGCTGTCGGGCGAGAAACACGTCGAGGAGCCGGTGACGCTCCCGATCGACGTCGACGGCCGCCGGGTCACCGTCTCGGGAATCGTCGACCTCGTCCACGTGACTGCCGACCGGGTCGAGGTGATCGACTACAAGACGGACGCGACGCGGCGCGCCCAGTCGGAGTACAAAAAGCAGCTCAGCGTCTACTACCACGTCCTCGACGAGTGGTTCCCCGAGAAGGCGGTCGAGACGAGCCTGTTCTACACGAGCGACGGGACGCGCGAACCGATCGAGCCGCACTCTATCGAGGAGCTGCGCGCGCTCGTCCGGTCGGCCGAGGCGGAGTCCGACTGA
- a CDS encoding PD-(D/E)XK nuclease family protein, which yields MPIRRAKPAETLYAEVADYDLVVTPDAALASAINRRLDRPHFGTFATTPRRLAAGRREQAEDRRAFLELVTETDHDWKAVAYAVGNVLQCWEHTGRLDAILEYDAYVDDATREVVDVMRTLRTTSKRLSEYTVDEDLSVNGDRSVDGDRSVAGGRSVDGDRSVNGDQSVAVVGHDQLTELERSVLPEEFDRVELFADEAFDHPPFHVFESATDVVAALLDTVSARNAEHVAVVLDGGGKYSSLVESAFEAADVPFYGGPGFADDPHHRAFVRLLRLCFRGSETTVGDAAPVLTQLGIDAPIADRERRLAAVDRPGVEWLRTFRDRLEDRTFAEALDAYASEAGVELSRLDEELESLGLADELVTDGAVDRLAYYLQTYEVPVDRDNEGVLLADAKSSAYVDRPVVFHLGMGEEWTHSAPQRPWVDTEAQFDRYVGSFQRLLQSGDRQYYLVQDAAGGEPITPCLYLGDLLDEEFERFSDLDSVEHRRRPRATGAGFERESTGVDPQSVETVSQSTLNSYVNSPRDYLFGRLLDTPDQERFVEGNLFHDFAEFYVNHPDVVAAADLDDLVDAMLAETEAFFSAADEPLRRRTYRVGLDLITEYLDEEGPESDEFLTPASGWGTNFFAEHFDEPVDSPLTERWFEDDALGVKGKIDLVRSPTQLLDYKSGRKKRLTQVVKGAALDPPADAPNFQAALYLTYYRTVRPDERIEFTFFHFLEPMADAVAGDADLDDALTTVTYHPISFDEYIGSREAFERLLDGYNDCRETFEDLGYAAYEEIVAPLTFPETTERDELRDSEFAERFTAAVDAATSADVDAEKGVDQAIREFNGIRKRAFFREDLDAFEAFVDERIEELNARRAGEERFPVDGLAGEPNYRRVDNRDLLLGDER from the coding sequence GCGCGAGCAGGCGGAGGACCGCCGCGCGTTCCTCGAGCTGGTCACCGAGACGGACCACGACTGGAAGGCGGTCGCGTACGCCGTCGGGAACGTCCTCCAGTGTTGGGAACACACAGGCCGCCTCGACGCGATCTTGGAGTACGACGCCTACGTCGACGACGCGACCCGCGAGGTCGTCGACGTCATGCGGACCCTCCGCACGACGTCGAAGCGACTCAGCGAGTACACGGTCGACGAGGACCTGTCGGTCAACGGGGATCGGTCCGTTGACGGGGATCGGTCGGTCGCCGGGGGTCGGTCCGTTGACGGGGATCGGTCGGTCAATGGGGATCAGTCCGTCGCGGTCGTCGGCCACGATCAGCTGACCGAGCTGGAACGGAGCGTCCTCCCGGAGGAGTTCGACCGCGTCGAGCTGTTCGCCGACGAGGCGTTCGACCACCCGCCCTTCCACGTCTTCGAGTCGGCGACGGACGTCGTCGCCGCGCTCCTCGACACGGTCTCGGCGCGCAACGCCGAGCACGTCGCCGTCGTCCTCGACGGCGGCGGGAAGTACTCCTCGCTCGTCGAGTCCGCGTTCGAGGCGGCGGACGTCCCCTTCTACGGCGGTCCGGGGTTCGCCGACGACCCGCACCACAGGGCGTTCGTCCGGCTCCTCCGGCTCTGCTTCCGGGGATCCGAGACGACCGTCGGCGACGCCGCTCCGGTCCTCACGCAGCTGGGGATCGACGCGCCCATCGCCGACCGCGAGCGGCGACTGGCGGCGGTCGACCGACCGGGTGTGGAGTGGCTGCGAACGTTCCGCGACCGTCTCGAGGACCGGACGTTCGCGGAGGCGCTCGACGCGTACGCGTCCGAGGCAGGCGTGGAACTGAGCCGGCTCGACGAGGAGCTGGAGAGCCTCGGCCTCGCCGACGAACTCGTGACGGACGGCGCCGTCGACCGGCTCGCCTACTACCTCCAGACGTACGAGGTCCCGGTCGACAGGGACAACGAGGGCGTCCTCCTCGCCGACGCGAAGTCCTCCGCGTACGTCGATCGCCCCGTCGTCTTCCACCTCGGCATGGGCGAGGAGTGGACGCACTCGGCGCCCCAGCGGCCGTGGGTGGACACCGAGGCGCAGTTCGACCGCTACGTCGGGAGCTTCCAGCGCCTGCTCCAGAGCGGCGACCGGCAGTACTACCTCGTTCAGGACGCGGCCGGCGGGGAGCCGATCACCCCCTGTCTGTACCTCGGCGACCTGCTCGACGAGGAGTTCGAGCGGTTCAGCGACCTCGACTCGGTCGAACACCGGCGGCGGCCGCGGGCGACGGGCGCGGGCTTCGAGCGCGAGTCGACCGGGGTCGACCCCCAGTCGGTCGAGACGGTCAGCCAGTCGACGCTCAACAGCTACGTCAACAGCCCGCGGGACTACCTCTTCGGGCGGCTCCTCGACACCCCCGACCAGGAGCGGTTCGTCGAGGGGAACCTCTTCCACGACTTCGCGGAGTTCTACGTGAACCACCCCGACGTCGTCGCGGCGGCCGACCTCGACGACCTCGTCGACGCCATGCTCGCGGAGACGGAGGCGTTCTTCTCGGCCGCCGACGAGCCGCTCCGCCGCCGGACGTATCGCGTCGGCCTGGACCTGATAACGGAGTACCTCGACGAGGAGGGACCAGAGTCGGACGAGTTCCTCACGCCGGCGTCGGGGTGGGGAACGAACTTCTTCGCCGAGCACTTCGACGAGCCGGTCGACTCCCCGCTCACCGAGCGCTGGTTCGAGGACGACGCCCTCGGCGTGAAGGGGAAGATCGACCTCGTGCGGTCGCCGACGCAGCTTCTCGACTACAAGAGCGGCCGCAAGAAGCGGCTCACGCAGGTCGTCAAGGGCGCGGCGCTCGACCCGCCGGCGGACGCGCCGAACTTCCAGGCCGCGCTGTACCTGACCTACTACCGGACGGTCCGCCCGGACGAGCGCATAGAGTTCACGTTCTTCCACTTCCTCGAACCGATGGCCGACGCCGTCGCGGGCGACGCCGACCTCGACGACGCGCTCACGACGGTCACCTACCACCCGATCTCGTTCGACGAGTACATCGGGTCCCGGGAGGCCTTCGAGCGGCTGCTGGACGGCTACAACGACTGCCGAGAGACGTTCGAGGACCTCGGCTACGCCGCATACGAGGAGATCGTGGCGCCCCTGACGTTTCCCGAGACGACGGAGCGAGACGAGCTGCGCGACTCCGAGTTCGCCGAGCGGTTCACCGCCGCCGTCGACGCGGCGACGTCCGCGGACGTCGACGCCGAGAAGGGCGTGGACCAAGCGATCCGAGAGTTCAACGGTATCCGCAAGCGGGCGTTCTTCCGCGAGGACTTAGACGCCTTCGAGGCGTTCGTCGACGAGCGCATAGAGGAGCTCAACGCCCGGCGGGCCGGCGAGGAGCGGTTCCCGGTCGACGGGCTTGCCGGCGAGCCGAACTACCGGCGCGTGGACAACCGCGACCTGCTGTTGGGGGACGAGCGATGA